The genomic region ACAAGCGAGCTTGAGGAAAATCAGCCGAAAGCCATTCACCTGGCCAAAAGGTCCCAAGCTTCCCTgcttcttcatcaattttctctACCAGGCCAGACTTAGTTGAGGATTTGTCCTCAGCTATGCGCCAAGTTTTATAAGGTCCACCACGTAGCCCATGTACAAATACAATATCCATTTGAGGAATCTCAGAGTCAGCATCATTATTAGATACATTAAAAGATTTGGATGAGTCAGAAACATCTGAAACTTGGGTTACGGCTGTACTATCACTGTTTGTGGAACCAACCTCATTCGAACTAGACTTATCTTTCTGAACAGAGGACTGATCTTTTCCACAACACTTCCAATGGGGACGTTCAGGGTTAATTAAGAATATCATGTCATCATAACTTGGACAGATGCTTGTACCATCTCTGCTACCATTTTCAGGACCACTATTTACTGAGTCAATACCAATTTGCTGATGGCAAATTACATTTAATAGAATTGCCCTAGCATAACTTCGTATCTTAAGGTCATTGATGCTTGATATCTTCCCATCAGCACAATCCTCAAGCCAGTTACACCAAGTTTCATCAGCTGCAATGACTTTCTGAACTTTTGGAAGGAGTGAAAGAATAGCTAACAGTCGAGCTGCATGCCTCCGAATGTGAGCAGTAGGTGGCACTCGGACACTTGATGGAGTGTTTGCATTTGAAGATGACACCTCACCTTCAGTACTTGAAACCCTTTCTTGTGCTTCAGGCGCTCTAGATGCATCATAAGCCTCTATTGCAGCCAGTTTCTCATAATCATCACGTAACAGATAGCGTCTTAGCAAACATAAGAACCCTAGATCGGTAATCTTATCCTGCAATAAAGAATCTTCGGCACAAATTTCAGTCAGTGCTTTGATCCCTTTGAGGGTTGCCAATGCAGAATCTGCAACATCTAACTTTGGAGGATTATCTTTCTTCAGATTTTTAAATGGTCCAGCAAAAGGATCAAGAGAAAGAAGATCTGCCAGGGGGAATGTATCAACAGAACCGGTTAACCAATTTCCAGCCATATTAACGACAGCAACTGCTAATTGATTAGTAGTCTGTCCAGCTGAAAGAATGTTAGACTGGTCTATCTGAGTCTGCAAATTTCAACAGATCATGAGTAATTTAAGTTGAAGTTACTAAAATCTATTCTTAGCCTTCAAAACATGTCCATACTGAGGTTAAATTTGCATATAACAATGAAAGCAATTAAAAACAAAAGGTACACATTCGAACCTTGACTTTGTCGATGCCTTCTTTAACAGATGATGGCTTGCTGGAGACCAGGATATCATTCAGCAGAAGAGCTAACCAACCTTGAGAAATTGGAACAGAAGATGGACCATGGTCTTCTAGAATGCAAGAAAGAATTCTTATGGCAGAGGACCGAATTTCATTGGAGGAAGATTTTCCAAAAACCCAAGAAAGCAGAATACCAGACCACTTTTGACTTTCTTCAATAGATAAATGCGAGTCCTCAGTTGAGAGCAATTCCAAAGCTTTTGCAAGAGCTTCTTGAACCTGCTGATGCTTTGATGTTATCTTTGCAGTTACCCTCATCAGTTCAAGACCCTTCTCCATTACAGTCCTCCGAGCTTGGTGGCTCCTCTCAACAGCAACTATAAAAGCCGATAAAGCCATTTGAGATAAGGAAATGTCTTCATTTTTGCTTGCATGTGAAGCAGTAGAAAGAAGACTGGATGCCCAATCAGAGACAGAGTCATTTAAGGGAAGATTATGATCTTCCAATAGCAACCGAGCCACCAAGCTACCATGCCATTTCACAGATCTCTCAGGTGCTAGTAAAGCACACATGACAGCCTCTCCGTCTCGATCCAATTCTTCAATATGAGACCTATTGATCTCCGACGCCATTGCCCAGTTGGCTAATGCCCACGCAGCGAAAGGCACAGCAACATGCTGAGAATGCAAATCATCCCAAAGACCAGGAACAACAGCAGCTGACAAATTGGCTTGTTCCACTGAACTaccatgcttattcatcaatgcaAGTGTTCTCGGAGTATCCCTATCTAATTCTGAAGGGGTATCATTTGAATGATCTAATGTCATATGCTCAGATGTTCTCGACAGCCCTATAGCAGTCGTCCCTTCAAGAATTTTAATTCCAATCCCTTTCATCCCTCTtccaccatcatcatcatcatcatttctCTCTCCCTCGTCTAAATGCATGTCACCTTCTTCAATAACTTGAACAGCTGCAGCAATATCTCTCATTTCTGCATTTCCCGGTAGCCAAGGCTTAAAAGATTCCTTTTCTACACACTCACAATTGGATGTAACAATATCCATTATAGCAGCCACAAGCATACTTCTACCTTTCAAAGAATCAGAAATATCGAATGAACTACGACCCGAATGCTGCTCCCACACAAAAGCTATTTATCAATGGTAAAACAAAAAACTTAGAAGCACCAACAAGATTAGGGTGCAAAAAAGTTACATTTTCATAATCAGTATATAACAAAAAGAAATAAACACGTACCCTTTTAGATTTATTTTGAGGTTGACATGAAAAAATGAACCTCAACAGATAGGAAACGGCGCCTGGTCTTCCAAGCACGTCTTTGCGCACGTCGGGATCCGCAATTAAGTAAGCCAATGCCCTCGCCGCCTCAGCCTGACTGCCGCAAACATCTGCTTTGCCCACTGCTACCGTCTCCAGGAGCCAATCAACTACCGCGCCGCCACTAGCGTTCACAATCGCCGCTCTGCGGCTCGCATTGGCAGCGGCAATGTCCGCAAGCAAAGACGCCACGCGTAGCTCGAACCCAGCCCGAACTTCGTGGTTTGCGGATGACATCACCGACCTCAACGATTGCCACAAAACAGAGGCGGCAACGCTGGTTTGTTTGGCTTGGTGGACGATCCTCCTGAAGGACTCGTTCGATTTTTGCATCGTGTGCTCGATTGAGTCGTAAAGAGGACTTCTCCTAGGGCTAGGGT from Gossypium arboreum isolate Shixiya-1 chromosome 1, ASM2569848v2, whole genome shotgun sequence harbors:
- the LOC108480188 gene encoding uncharacterized protein LOC108480188 — translated: MLRYCLRSRRRCYLHYTRRFSSFSPNSVESPNNLKNRQPVPSQSPPPQNFQTQLSTRPSATVSLSRNSVLALSATLLSAIVASVAVLSANKGNEASGGNGNPSPRRSPLYDSIEHTMQKSNESFRRIVHQAKQTSVAASVLWQSLRSVMSSANHEVRAGFELRVASLLADIAAANASRRAAIVNASGGAVVDWLLETVAVGKADVCGSQAEAARALAYLIADPDVRKDVLGRPGAVSYLLRFIFSCQPQNKSKRHSGRSSFDISDSLKGRSMLVAAIMDIVTSNCECVEKESFKPWLPGNAEMRDIAAAVQVIEEGDMHLDEGERNDDDDDGGRGMKGIGIKILEGTTAIGLSRTSEHMTLDHSNDTPSELDRDTPRTLALMNKHGSSVEQANLSAAVVPGLWDDLHSQHVAVPFAAWALANWAMASEINRSHIEELDRDGEAVMCALLAPERSVKWHGSLVARLLLEDHNLPLNDSVSDWASSLLSTASHASKNEDISLSQMALSAFIVAVERSHQARRTVMEKGLELMRVTAKITSKHQQVQEALAKALELLSTEDSHLSIEESQKWSGILLSWVFGKSSSNEIRSSAIRILSCILEDHGPSSVPISQGWLALLLNDILVSSKPSSVKEGIDKVKTQIDQSNILSAGQTTNQLAVAVVNMAGNWLTGSVDTFPLADLLSLDPFAGPFKNLKKDNPPKLDVADSALATLKGIKALTEICAEDSLLQDKITDLGFLCLLRRYLLRDDYEKLAAIEAYDASRAPEAQERVSSTEGEVSSSNANTPSSVRVPPTAHIRRHAARLLAILSLLPKVQKVIAADETWCNWLEDCADGKISSINDLKIRSYARAILLNVICHQQIGIDSVNSGPENGSRDGTSICPSYDDMIFLINPERPHWKCCGKDQSSVQKDKSSSNEVGSTNSDSTAVTQVSDVSDSSKSFNVSNNDADSEIPQMDIVFVHGLRGGPYKTWRIAEDKSSTKSGLVEKIDEEAGKLGTFWPGEWLSADFPQARLFSLKYKTNLTQWSGASLPLQEVSSMLLKKLVAAGIGSRPVVFVTHSLGGLVVKQMLFKAKAENMDDLVNNTVGVVFYSCPHFGSKLADMPWRMGLVLRPAPTIGELRSGSPRLVQLNDFLRHLHKKQMLQVLSFCETKVTPIVEGYGGWAFRMEIVPIESAYPGFGELVVLESTDHINSCKPLSRSDPSYTETLEFLRKLKAQYT